The Micromonospora sp. NBC_00421 genome contains a region encoding:
- the pcaD gene encoding 3-oxoadipate enol-lactonase: MTSRLHLTVDGPAAAPVLVLGSSLGTTGAMWEPQVPALAERFRVIRYDHLGHGRSAVPAGPYTLDLLGRELLRTLDDLGVPWVHYAGLSLGGMVGMWLAAHAPDRVRRLALLCTSASLGPAERWRARAATVRAGGLPAIADAVVDRWFTPAFAAARPDVVAAHRAMLTATSPAGYAACCEAIAAMDLRPALGRIDTPTLVVAGADDPATPVAHAREIAARIPGARLVVLDAAAHLANVEQPARVGRLLREHVDEEPGG; encoded by the coding sequence GTGACCTCCCGGCTGCACCTCACCGTCGACGGTCCGGCCGCCGCGCCGGTGCTGGTGCTCGGCAGTTCCCTCGGCACCACCGGCGCGATGTGGGAACCGCAGGTCCCGGCGCTCGCCGAACGGTTCCGGGTGATCCGGTACGACCACCTGGGTCACGGCCGCTCGGCGGTGCCGGCCGGGCCGTACACCCTGGATCTGCTGGGTCGGGAGCTGCTGCGGACGCTTGACGACCTCGGCGTGCCGTGGGTCCACTACGCGGGGCTGTCCCTCGGCGGCATGGTGGGGATGTGGCTCGCCGCGCACGCCCCCGACCGGGTGCGGCGGCTGGCGCTGCTCTGCACGTCGGCGTCGCTCGGCCCGGCCGAGCGGTGGCGGGCGCGGGCGGCGACGGTACGCGCCGGTGGTCTCCCGGCGATCGCCGACGCGGTGGTGGACCGCTGGTTCACCCCGGCGTTCGCCGCCGCCCGCCCGGACGTGGTCGCCGCACACCGGGCCATGCTGACCGCGACCTCCCCGGCCGGTTACGCGGCCTGCTGCGAGGCGATCGCTGCCATGGATCTGCGCCCCGCGCTGGGCCGGATCGACACGCCGACACTCGTCGTCGCGGGCGCGGACGACCCGGCGACCCCGGTGGCGCACGCCCGGGAGATCGCCGCCCGTATCCCCGGTGCGCGGCTGGTCGTCCTCGACGCGGCGGCGCACCTGGCCAACGTCGAGCAGCCCGC